The genomic segment AActtgaaatactgaaattttaatttgtgtttGAACAACCTGTGCAATGCCACGGAgctaaaacaaaataacaaattattGATTTCAGTCTAGCCTGAATGTTATCGGAGGTGTGTATATGCGACATCTGCCGCGCTCTGCGCGTGCGCTATGGTCTGCGGTTCCACAGTATGGTACAagctaagctgtatgacaagagagacaatttcgattttgaaattatgaactATCCCCACTTGTCCAGTAATATTCagtctgcacctgcttatggtgtgtacgtgtcttaacttctcagatattgtagaacTTGTGATTCCTGGTACACAggttttcaaatgagacacagctcatttgCATCAAAAACTAGTAAGACAGAGATACACACCAAAAGTCTAGTGAGGACTTTTAAAACAAGTTAtatggtcgatatgacgacattgtggtcAAATACGGCACCTTGGTCACTAAATGATTAGCGaaagcattcccggctttgacttattacagtgattcatacaCTGTATCATTTCCTACAacttagacaattttgggaccaatcctgacgggtgtagcatgctagcagggtacgcttacccattccggacacctggtaccaccactagctatcagtggttcagggtGGTCCTACTTAAaattgtaaatcacaattgtcccatggacctggtaatgtattaccttgaatggaaatgagtattggaccagtttaatgtcatattgcttTGTTCAGCGCGACTTTGTATGTACTTCTGTTACCTAAACTATCTCAAAATCAGACAGCAATTGATAGAACCAagaacaacaatacaaaacgaAGGGAATGTCTGTATTGAACATCAAGTCTTTGGCGAAGCGAGCGTAATAATCGctcttgtttgttttgttttgtttcttttcccCTGTAGAGCCTTTTTATAAGTCTGGCACcctaatattttctttttgaaggtatgcaatgtacatattatttctaTAGAGAGGCGAACTTTACGCTTTGTACATCTCTACAATCCTTTGCTTGACGCTTGCACTTAGAGATTTAGTTCCTCTGAGACTTTGACGTACGGACTTGAGTGAGAAAGCCATTGTGTTTGACTGAGATGGACAACATCTTAGtagaaagctgatctttctaaACACTGATACCATGTAGAAGTATAGTGATTAAACTGACATCTTAATGACCAAAAACCAAGGTCATTGCCCAGATTTAACAATCTGAGGGTATGTATCGAGTAGGCGAACTAGTATTGATACGTCATAAGTGTATGATGTATTGCAATAATTTGTGTATCTTGATTGAATACACTGCCAAACTGTTCGACACCATCAAACACCTCAGGTTTAATATACAAATGGTAGGGCTTTGTTGTAATCTGTGGTACTGCCTGACTTACACATAAAGCAGGTCCCCAGGTCTTCCTCATTGGACATAAACCGGTCCTCAAATTTTGATGAGGCTTGCgctaatttctgaaaatatactGATTCCAGGTATCTTGATTCTGCACCGAACGACTGTCcaatatttttcagtgcaaTCCGATGTTGTAACTGAAATAAAACAGCAGTTTCCAGTGGAGATAGCGAGCTAAAGAATGGGAAAACTGGATCTAACTTAGTGATGCAGTTTCTCTCTACTTTCGCCTTACCATCAATTAATCTCCGAATGCTGTCTTTAAGTTCGAAATATACAAAATCCTAATCCAATCAAAACTGTTTAGTTCGTCGCTTGAAATATCTATAggacaaaatatttccttttttctttCCAGCGGGGTCgttgttttacttttgtaaaacaaatataCCGTACTCCCTGAAAACAGTCTAGAGTCAACCAAATTATTGCGAATGATTATCTAAAGCTTCGACATATACCTTAAAATAGGTGATTTGATTTGACACAGCAATACATAACATCGTAATGGTAATCATATGgtacacaattggaactaatttggtataattggattttcatattgttcaaacttctcaaaagtgttaagtGCCCTATaactgaaagttgcaatattacaaattacacaatgaaaacaagtgtgtaacttcaaaagaaagccaatgagattacatttgtagattaaatcgatattacttcaccatccaattatcccaatggATCATTGTGCATATTGCATTGCCTGGTCAAAAGGGAACTTACAATGATATTCTGACATGCGCAATGTCATACAATAACTTCCACGTCATGGCCAGATGTTCGTATTGCCAGTGTCTTATGGAAGTAACTGTTCATTTGATACATATAACGGAAGGAGTCTCATGCAAATACGAACTGAAAGTCGAgcattttactgaaatttaaGGTTTGTTGATAACAACCAAATCACTACAAACTATTCGACCGACATCTCATGTACCAAGAAACATCATTGTACTTGTCATCAGTGGAAATACACACTCAATCACACTCAATCAAGTTTCTTGATTCCTACTCATCTTCTCTCTGGACAGAGCCATCATTACAGAAGGTTTTTTTTCTCAGACATAAAAATGTCTGACAAACCCCGTGGGGTTTTGCAAACCAAACATTTTACTTAAAGGAGCAGAGTTACATGTGATGACGATTTAGACCAACATCACATTAAATGCACACCTCACCCTGATATACAAAGGTTTAACAAATACTACAGTAAAAGTAAAGAGTGAACTAAATAGATTTGGGATCTAACGCCAATTTACAAAtcatttaacatatcaagctCGATTCCAGCTTGAGTAGCAAACACTCAATCAAATACAAGTGGTCAATCTTCGTCTGACAGAAAAATTGTGATGGTAGTCAAATTTTAAACGACTACGTGCACAGCGTATATTCTGCTTTGTTGCACAGTCTTTCAATTGATGGCGGGCAAATCGAATTCGTCGATTAGTTGGAAGGTCGATACTTGTTTCTTTCCCAAAACGAAAGTGCGCACGACTGGCTTGCGTGAGGGCTCTCTTTCCGTGCTCGATGTGCGCAGTGAAATCGCAGACCTTGTCGGTGGCGGAATGCCATAATACGTACGCGTTGTATACCATACAAATGCTCAGTAAAAATCCGACCATGGCCTACACGTTACTCATGATCCAGCTAAGGTTATCTTAAGGCAAAGGCTTTGACACATCAAGATACCAGATGAAAGATCAATTGCACTAATGTGAGGGCAATATACACCTACAAGGACAATAACAGTAACTTATAATAATATTTCCATTTAGTTTATTCTAGAAGACAGAATTAATACATTTTTCAAACCCCATGGCAACGCTGACTTTAACACTCTGAACATTCATCCTCAGTTGCATGCTTGTGAAAGCTGCTTTACGAATGTGGTAGAGGGCGTTCTTTCGTTCGGGTAATTCCTTCTGAACACAGAGATGATTATCTTAATTGTACACTATCAGAACGCACAGGCTGACAATTACCAACCCCGTACACATACAATCCTCAGCTGAGGAACAGTCTagtgacaaaaatataaactttcACAGATTAAGATGACTACCATTGTTGGATTGTATCGTTTAAAGGaggtattaaagaaaaaaaaagagacaTTATAGCGTACAATTTACTGATAATCAGTGCAATAGCTACCCTGCATGTTGCCATATGGTGAGGTCAAGCACATCGCTCAAGGCGTTCAGTGGTAATTTAACGATAAAATCGGATATTGTCATTGATTTAAACATTATCGACATCCTCCGCAGAATATCGGCAGCATTATACGCACGATTGAACGACTGAAACAGGTGTATGGTTGAGATATCGAGCTATCAGGCAgtggtttgttttttgttgttataACATTGTACAGGTGACCCAGCAACAGAGCGTGAAGAAACTCCCTTTTCCTCCGCAATGTATTATTAACCTCGGTCGTACTGGCTGGTATTGTGTCAAGCATAGAACTGTCTAATTCCCTTCGAGGCTGCATTATTCTGACTCCAGACTCCGTTAATCCTGTTGACTATTTGTCAATATTAAAAATGGCGTCATAAACAGCAGCGTGTGGTACTGCTCAAGATTTCAGGAATCCATTTTGTAGTAACCATGGATACAGATCGTGGTATTGAAATGCGGTACGGCATTTAATTCCGGGTTCCGCATGTGTTTTGTGCACCTGCGCACTACACTGCGATATTAGATTTCGTTGGCATGTTCATCGGCGACAGCACAAGCAGTTCTTCCATTTACAAGCGTTTTCAGCAACGGTGATGGCTCAATTGCGAGTTATTTAATGTTTCCTTGAGCGTCCCTAAGCGCTGCCTGAAACAACCATTGCATGTCTGATATCTGGTGACATATTTAGCCACAATTTGTCAAGGGCTAAGTACAAGGGTATGTAGTAGCATATTGTCTATACATCGCTGTGAATTCTGTACGCACGTACGGTCAGATGAGAGTATCGTATGTCATTGTTTGTCGTGTGAGCGTTATTTTTCAATATCTGTTTCCCAGGTAATTATACGGCAGATGAATTGACGATTCATTTAACACAAACAACGGTTTTTCCAGATTGTAGCAGCAATTTTCGATCCAATTTCAGTGACCCGCATGCTGGGCACAATCCAGGCATGACTCACTTCAATACATGTCACAATACTGCAGGGAATTCGATATAACGACTGATATTTTACACCTATTGTTCAGTTACAAATACAGCAGTCAGCAGTCattctttttattgtttttttcttcGCAAGGTAAGTAACTCGCAAGAGGTAGAATTGTCAGCAAGGCTACTGTATTTTTGTTATACGCGAGTTTACTCTGCGGAAAAATGGCGACTTCTGTCAAATGGACACATGGTGAGACAGATATGCGACCGTTTATTGTTGATCCTCGGGTCCCCTACAAAGCGCCATCACAAATATTAGCTAATAATAACTAGAAGCAATCGTTATGTGTCCTTTCAAGCGCAACAAGGGGCTTTAACGAGTAACAGCTCGAGGTAGACAGTGAGACATATTATGAACAATGAGTAGGTCCATCGGTCTTCGTCGCTCTTGTGAACAAAACAGTCAAGAGTGCAGaaccaaaacaaaagaaattatcTATCCTATTAAATTCACCGTCACTGAGGTTCACTGTCGGAGCTTTTATAGCCCCGTTGGTGAAATCAAGGCAGAGGAGGTTTTGACTCAAGTGACTTTGTGAGAGGTGACTGCATTTTATAAGAGGTGATAAAATTAAGTAATTTCTCTGTACTGCTCTTTTTATTGTTATCTCTGTTATTTCAGAAATACAAATGTGACTGACTTTCGGTAATATAATCTGTCTGTCCCCTGTCttattgtctgtctgtctgtctgtccgacctctctctctctctctctctctctctctctctctctctctctctctctctcttctctctctctctctctctctctctctctctctctctctctctctcagtctaCCTGTCCGATCGATAGCAATTTACATTTACATGTGTTATATCGGCTTAATAGGTTTACTTCGATGTTTACATAGTAATTTTATCCTTATGAAAACCTAAATTTCTCTACCGCAAAATATTTAAGATGAGCCCCCacagtggtagatcagaaaagacaTGTATAACTTTTCGAAGTCTTAAAATTGACTTagtggcgcattctacctttactTACCGAAATTAAGGTTTTTAaaagttatatttttaaaaactttgctCAAAGGCAATTAAGATTAGAAAAAACTAATtataacaaaatacagatattcaaaatggccactattcCTATATTATCTCTGTGGGGAAAATTAATACAATATTTTCACGAAAGCAAGATGGTGAAAGTTCTTGTGTTCGACAAACTTTAATGTGTGTAAAAAGCAGAAATAGTCCAAGAAAGTATTGGAGAAGTGTCTAACTGTTTATGGGATGCATATTACTGTACCTTGGTGGCTCGATAAACTTGAAGTCATAACCTAATCCACACTATGTATCTGGAATGTCTGTGTCACACACAGTGCAATTAATAGTTATTACTACATTGTACATTTTGTATTCACAGGGCAGTAACGAGAAAACGTCATAGTCGTCACTTGTTGTCTACACCGTCGGGGTCAGTTTAGATGACTGAATAAGAAGAGCATATGTAAGAGAAAACCCAATGATAAAACACCAAAGTCGCCTTTTATTTCCATAGGattcaaatatcaagatgaactACAGAGAACGGAAGATCTTGAAGGAATGTCTCGAACGATTTCAGAAGGACATGTACGTACACAGCGTGCTGCAGGTATTACAAATGAGACTGCGATTCAAGGAGACTGACGTCAAGAAAGTGAAGGTAGGCAACATACACTGTACTTTCATAGTGAAGGTAGGCAACATACATTGTACTTCCATAGTGAAGGTAGGCAACATACATTATACTTTCGTAGTGAAGGTAGGCAACATACACTGTACTTTCATAGTGAAGGTAGGCAACATACACTGTACTTTCATAGTGAAGGTAGGCAACATACATTGTACTTTCATAGTGAAGGTAGGCAACATACACTGTACTTTCATAGTGAAGGTAGGCAACATACACTGTACTTTCATAGTGAAGGTAGGCAACATACATTGTACTTCCATAGGCCATGACTCAATGCGGTGATGATGTTGTGTTCCCATATACAGTACAGGTATACTCTATGTGAGTTGATGTTGTGTTCCCATATACAGTACAGGTATACTCTATGTGAGTTGATGTTGTGTTCCCATATACAGTACAGGCATACTCTATGTGAGTTGATGTTGTGTTCCCATATACAGTACAGGTATACTCTATGTGAGTTGATGCTGTGTTCCCATATACAGTACAGGCACACTCTATGTGAGTTGATGTTGTGTTCCCATATACAGTACAGGCAACACTCTATGTGAGTTGATGTTGTGTTCCCATATACAGTACAGGTATACTCTATGTGAGTTGATGTTGTGTTCCCATATACAGTGCAGGCACACTCTATGTGAGTTGATGTTGTGTTCCCATATACAGTACAGGCACACTCTATGTGAGTTGATGTTGTGTTCCCATATACAGTACAGGTATACTCTATGTGAGTTGATGCTGTGTTCCCATATACAGTACACGTATACTCTATTTGAGTTGCGCCAACGTCGCGCCCGCTTTTACGTTATGAAGACTCTTTTGTGGCATATTGTCTTCCTTTTGTACTATGCCAAAAAAGTAATATCTCTTCCTCTTGGCGAACAACTATCGAAAGTCACTTGCCTTTGATTTGAGAGCCACCTCAATATGATTTGACATATAGCAAATTAGGAATGGTTAGCAAGTTAACAAGATATCTTAGTCTAGACACAGAATGAAACACACATACTGAAAAGTTGTTGTCACTCCCCTTGTTGACAACCCGATCGATATCCTTGTCGTAATGATTACACATGACAAAATTGAATGCCACGAGGAATTGGTCAATGtactttcaacaaaattaaaagtgCAGTTAACATTACCAGCTTCGCAATTCTGTTAAAACTATAAAATAGCCTTGTTTCCGACGTACATATTTCTTTTTACGTCTTTAGTTGTTGTGAACTAACTATTAGACTCGATATGAAACGGATATCGATCGCGAAAGCTGGAGACGTGTTCAGTTGTCAATCTGAGAAACAACTAGAAAATTTGTCTGGTGGTGCAATAAATCAATGTCAGGCAACATGTTGATAGGTTTGCTTTATTGATTGTGGCACTCTAGAGGGCGCGCTTATGTTACGACGACGTCCGCCCACATTGCAGTGGGAAGCAAAATAACAGCTTCTATAATGTCAAAGAAAAACTCCACGTGTTGCATCTTTTCCCATTATTTTATTCTGGCAATAAATTCTACTCCTAGTCCTAGAAATCATAATGAAATGCACAGTACTCAACTGAACTGCCAGTATGACCTTTATGTGTGTAATATCGCTATTACATAGGGATTAGAATTCGgtaatcaacaataacattataCATTGTTCATAATTAGCTGCGTTTGAAATGCTAATTGCTTGTATATTATACGAGGATTTATAGAGTGAgatgatgaaaaaaaatatcaaaagtaccCGTATGTATTTCTCCCGTAAACAGCGACTATCACTGAGCTGCAATTAAACCTTGTATTTTTGTTATCCATACAGCCATCCACTCTCACATCGAAATGGTGATATATTTTATTGTAACTTCCTTAAAAGTTATAACGTCATTAATATGTTAAACAATAGGCAATCTCTTTGATTCGTTATTAAGAgcagctatatatatatatatatatatataatatatattatatatatatatatatatatatatatatatatatatatatatatttgaaatcgATATTGACGAATCACTATGGAAACACTCTCATCCGTCCCCTAGGTTTACCGAGACAACTTCAGTCAAGTTCGATCACTATTCAACATTCTCAAGAGAAAGAGGATACCCCTGACAGAATTCCAAACAGTCCTTGAAATCACGGGACAGCCTTACCTTTCTCAATACATTCAGTCAAGACGTGAACTTCATGAAGGGATGCCAATGACGCCAGGAAGATTGAACCCGCGGAGTAAGTTCgttctacctacctacctacctacctacctacctacctacctacctatctatctatctatctatctatctatctatctatctatctatctatctatctatctgtctatctatctatttatctatctatctatgatctatctatctatctatctatctatctgtctatctatctacctacctacctatctatctatctatctatctatctatctatctatctatctatctatctatctatctatctatctatctatctatctatctatctatctatctatctatccattgATCGTGATTTGTTGACATCTCAAACTTTCTACCCGTCTACCTATTGTCACTAACGAGATTTCTTCCTCATCTTTTAATGACAGTTTAAGTAAATAAAGCAAAGAAAACCTTATGTCAAATGAAGACGACCTCGCCAGGCACGGAAATTTAGGAGGACGCCACCTTGTGATTGGAATGCAATCGATGCTACAACTGTACTAGGCTTTACTATCGGTTTCCATGTGTGGCGAGTGAGGCAGAATTACAGAGAGTGTTCgcagattgaaaaaaaaaacatttcaactCCTTTGCTGGAAACCATCATTTTCACAACTTTATCAACCATTGATAAGTttctttttgtgtatttttgtaaacGAATAAAAGAAATACACATAATGCAAGTTTTCAGAGTCACCTTTTAATCTGCAGTCCCATTACTGACTGGGATTGATGCTTTAGATAAAGCTGTAATTCAATAGTTAACATCAAAGAATCGTGGCAATAAGACTATTTCCATTCTGCTAAAAAGGAGGAAAACTTAATAATTTTGCATCACACTACAACAGTTTTGATGATTTCGAGGGAATAACTAGTCTAAGTTCGAACACCTGTGAAGTACGCATGCATTTTCAAGTGAAAACTGGGAAACAAGCCGTCCATGTGTCACTCAGCGATATACAAACACTTTTTGATTGATTTCTTTGATTTCTACCTTACAATATGTTTTCCGTTTGTTATTTCCTATCCCAAACATTCAGAATGATACTTTTGTATCAAGCTCTAATGCCTTGCAATCACAGTTTGTGTACATGTGGTTTAGCCTTCGCTGGTTTCATGATaaggccagaaagaaaaaaaaatattgttttttttatttcggaaaattcatacttctgcattgcaaatacTTTAGTACCGCCCCTGGCGGCGCCCTACACTTCGCCAGGTTTTCGCAGGCATGTTTGATTCTGACTGAGACTTCCGACGTGTCTGCACTGAGCTCTGTTATGTAAACACGTTGTTGCGAcgtctgaattttgcaaatcacGACACAAACTGTTGCAATTTTTGGCTGAAATTTATCCGTTTTGTCAAGGTTAATACACCATgactattaatttgatcgccagcaaaaaattaaaaaaatcgctcgccgctcctgaacCTTCGtccaaaaatccgatgaacaagactTTTTTCTCGGGCCCAAGGGCCTAATGCGTATTTCATAGGTTCGTCCTCTATTAGTTCTATTCTTACAGATGTTCACTGAGGTAGATCAATGGAATACCTTCCAAAAATTGATGATGCGCTGTGTGAAGACATTTCGTCCTACATCAATCTAGTAGCCATGTTTCTCTGGTTCAATGAAGCTGCCGAGCGTAAAGAATCTACCCGTTACTTTCATATCATTAAGTCCCGCCATGATCATCTCAATAAAGTCTCCACG from the Ptychodera flava strain L36383 chromosome 2, AS_Pfla_20210202, whole genome shotgun sequence genome contains:
- the LOC139148792 gene encoding uncharacterized protein is translated as MNYRERKILKECLERFQKDMYVHSVLQVLQMRLRFKETDVKKVKVYRDNFSQVRSLFNILKRKRIPLTEFQTVLEITGQPYLSQYIQSRRELHEGMPMTPGRLNPRI